From one Streptomyces mobaraensis genomic stretch:
- a CDS encoding glycosyltransferase family 2 protein encodes MVKLSVIVPFFNVQTYASDALRSLKANSREDFEFIFVDDCSTDGTSALLERARDDIPGVVLKRHERNGGLATARNTGLDAARGEYVTFLDGDDWLAPGYYTRLVQVIEDIGVDFVRTDHVRCTGRNRTLHRVPDGRRGVVLDPRDAILPADRSTAVDYPYAWAGIYHRRLLDDGLLHFPDGLRTAEDRPWIWRLHREARSFAIAGLLGVFYRRGVASSLTQIGDVRQLDFLRAFDQVIEETRRDRDADALLPKAVRTYCAIISHHLGSIERFEPEVARALRSMSAAAMKRMPPALLTDALNAMDADRAARLRRLRRRPLPAPRAGVPA; translated from the coding sequence GTGGTCAAGCTCTCCGTCATCGTGCCGTTCTTCAATGTGCAGACGTATGCCTCGGACGCGCTGCGCAGCCTGAAAGCGAACTCCCGTGAGGATTTCGAATTCATTTTCGTCGACGATTGTTCGACCGACGGCACGTCCGCGCTTCTGGAACGGGCCCGGGACGACATACCCGGAGTGGTGCTGAAGCGCCACGAACGGAACGGCGGCCTGGCCACCGCCCGGAACACCGGACTGGACGCCGCCCGCGGCGAGTACGTGACCTTCCTGGACGGCGACGACTGGCTCGCGCCCGGCTACTACACGCGATTGGTGCAGGTCATCGAGGACATCGGCGTGGACTTCGTCCGCACCGACCATGTGCGGTGCACCGGCCGGAACCGCACCCTCCACCGCGTCCCGGACGGCCGGCGCGGGGTCGTCCTCGACCCCCGCGACGCGATACTCCCCGCGGACCGCTCCACGGCCGTCGATTACCCGTACGCCTGGGCCGGCATCTACCACCGCAGGCTGCTGGACGACGGACTCCTGCATTTCCCGGACGGTCTGCGCACCGCCGAGGACCGGCCCTGGATCTGGCGGCTGCACCGCGAGGCCCGCAGTTTCGCGATCGCCGGGCTCCTCGGCGTCTTCTACCGCCGCGGGGTGGCTTCCTCGCTCACCCAGATCGGCGACGTGCGGCAACTCGATTTCCTGCGCGCATTCGACCAGGTGATCGAGGAAACGCGCCGGGACCGCGACGCCGACGCGCTGCTGCCGAAAGCCGTGCGCACCTATTGCGCGATCATTTCCCACCACCTCGGTTCCATCGAACGCTTCGAACCCGAAGTGGCCCGCGCCCTGCGGTCGATGAGCGCCGCCGCGATGAAACGGATGCCCCCGGCATTGCTGACCGACGCCCTGAACGCCATGGACGCCGACCGGGCGGCCCGGCTGCGCCGACTGCGCCGCCGTCCCCTCCCCGCGCCCCGGGCGGGGGTGCCCGCCTGA
- a CDS encoding polysialyltransferase family glycosyltransferase has protein sequence MPGHPRTAQIFLASTLYGAATLAAALDAGLFPADSRRLLLVANNAAVPETSPGLDRAPGFDRLRTRFDDVLSWNETISPLHPGGWSPRPDDVPLWERHLRLLWDLGTDDVSLVLESLQVDPAQAVARIFPDAPLDVYADGLMSYGPTRDKLDPLIGTRVRRLLHLDLVPGLRPLLLREFGVRPEIVPGDVVTKVLAELADATPPPPAPEGAALLLGQYLSALDILTPEEEERLHVRMLRGAAGRGHRDVVFKPHPTAPARWSRLLEDEAGRLGVRLTVLDGTTLAEAVFQRLRPALVAGCFSTALVTARAFYGLPAARTGTDLLLDRLSPYENSNRVPVTIVDALLPALEDTSGGAPPSDAAELNDLLSAVGYAMQPRVNADLRPAAERYLAHHLTPRTRRYFKRRRLTALALPGALPARLAFLPRNPAVRRLARRARSVQRRLRGKGRK, from the coding sequence ATGCCCGGCCACCCGCGCACCGCCCAGATCTTCCTGGCCTCCACCCTCTACGGCGCCGCGACCCTCGCCGCCGCCCTCGACGCCGGCCTCTTCCCCGCCGACAGCCGCCGGCTGCTGCTCGTCGCCAACAACGCCGCCGTCCCCGAGACCAGCCCCGGACTCGACCGGGCCCCCGGCTTCGACCGGCTGCGCACCCGCTTCGACGACGTCCTCTCCTGGAACGAGACGATCAGCCCGCTCCACCCCGGCGGCTGGTCCCCGCGCCCCGACGACGTCCCCCTGTGGGAGCGGCACCTGCGGCTGCTGTGGGACCTGGGGACGGACGACGTCTCGCTCGTCCTCGAATCCCTCCAGGTCGACCCGGCCCAGGCGGTCGCCCGGATCTTCCCCGACGCCCCGCTGGACGTCTACGCGGACGGGCTGATGAGCTACGGCCCCACGCGCGACAAGCTCGACCCGCTGATCGGCACCCGGGTGCGCCGGCTGCTCCACCTCGACCTTGTACCGGGCCTGCGCCCGCTCCTGCTGCGGGAGTTCGGGGTCCGGCCGGAGATCGTCCCCGGCGACGTCGTCACCAAGGTGCTGGCCGAACTGGCCGACGCCACCCCGCCGCCGCCCGCCCCGGAAGGCGCCGCGCTGCTCCTCGGCCAGTACCTCTCCGCACTGGACATCCTCACCCCCGAGGAGGAGGAGCGGCTGCACGTCCGCATGCTGCGCGGCGCGGCCGGGCGCGGCCACCGCGACGTCGTCTTCAAACCACACCCGACCGCACCCGCCCGCTGGTCGCGGCTGCTGGAGGACGAGGCCGGCCGGCTCGGCGTCCGCCTCACGGTGCTGGACGGCACCACCCTGGCGGAGGCGGTGTTCCAGCGCCTGCGGCCCGCGCTGGTGGCCGGCTGCTTCTCGACCGCGCTCGTCACGGCGCGCGCCTTCTACGGCCTCCCGGCCGCCCGGACCGGCACGGACCTGCTGCTCGACCGGCTCTCGCCGTACGAGAACAGCAACCGGGTGCCGGTGACGATCGTCGACGCGCTGCTGCCCGCGCTGGAGGATACCTCCGGCGGCGCGCCGCCGTCGGACGCGGCCGAGCTGAACGACCTGCTGTCGGCGGTGGGTTACGCGATGCAGCCACGCGTCAACGCCGACCTGCGCCCGGCCGCCGAGCGCTACCTGGCGCACCATCTGACACCCCGCACTCGCCGCTATTTCAAGCGGCGCCGCCTCACCGCCCTTGCCCTGCCCGGCGCCCTTCCCGCCCGTCTCGCCTTCCTCCCCCGCAACCCGGCGGTGCGTCGGCTCGCGCGCCGGGCGCGGTCGGTTCAGCGGCGGTTGCGCGGAAAGGGGCGCAAGTGA
- a CDS encoding acyltransferase family protein encodes MAVPPLGEGPGHPTPRHPTRLTALDALRLLAALMVALYHYGGRGGQITTAWGSSPRHQFPHLSQAFAYGCLGVQLFFVVSGFVICMSGWGRSLRSFAASRAARLYPAYWAAILLVTAAFALPLARHYGGSVSTSDTLVNLTMLQQPVGAERVLGVCWTLWVEVRFYALFALFVVLPGATRHRVVLFCAVWTLASALTAAAHAEALKVVVMPEDSPFFIGGIGLYLVHRYGHSLTAWGIVVVSFLVGQHYAVAGLWHPPGPHHFSYRSPVVIIAVLALGYAAVAAVAVWGARWPSWRWLTVAGALTYPFYLVHEHLGWLVVQVLHRRLGIPSYGVLALTVGLMLALAWVLHVGVERRLTPLLRRGLEATPREPAAKSR; translated from the coding sequence GTGGCGGTCCCCCCTCTGGGGGAGGGACCGGGGCACCCCACCCCCCGCCACCCCACCCGCCTCACCGCCCTCGACGCCCTCCGCCTCCTCGCCGCCCTCATGGTCGCCCTCTACCACTACGGCGGCCGCGGCGGCCAGATCACCACGGCGTGGGGAAGCTCCCCACGCCACCAATTCCCCCACCTGTCACAAGCGTTCGCCTACGGCTGCCTAGGCGTCCAACTCTTCTTCGTCGTCAGCGGCTTCGTCATCTGCATGAGCGGCTGGGGCCGCTCCCTCCGCTCCTTCGCCGCCTCCCGCGCCGCCCGCCTCTATCCCGCCTACTGGGCGGCGATCCTGCTGGTCACCGCCGCCTTCGCGCTTCCGCTCGCTCGGCATTACGGCGGCTCGGTGTCCACCAGCGACACCCTCGTCAACCTGACGATGCTGCAGCAGCCCGTCGGCGCCGAGCGGGTGCTCGGGGTCTGCTGGACGCTCTGGGTGGAGGTCCGCTTCTACGCCCTGTTCGCACTCTTCGTCGTCCTGCCGGGCGCGACCCGCCACCGCGTCGTCCTCTTCTGCGCGGTGTGGACGCTCGCGTCGGCGCTCACCGCGGCCGCGCACGCCGAGGCGCTCAAGGTGGTGGTGATGCCGGAGGACTCCCCGTTCTTCATCGGCGGCATCGGCCTCTACCTCGTCCACCGGTACGGCCACTCGCTGACGGCCTGGGGCATCGTCGTGGTGAGCTTCCTGGTCGGCCAGCACTACGCGGTGGCGGGTCTGTGGCATCCGCCGGGCCCGCACCACTTCTCGTACCGCTCCCCCGTCGTAATCATCGCGGTGCTGGCCCTGGGGTACGCGGCGGTCGCGGCCGTGGCGGTGTGGGGTGCCCGGTGGCCGTCCTGGCGGTGGCTGACGGTCGCGGGGGCGCTGACGTACCCCTTCTACCTGGTTCACGAGCACCTGGGGTGGCTCGTGGTGCAGGTGCTGCACCGGAGGCTGGGGATCCCGTCGTACGGGGTGCTGGCACTGACGGTGGGACTGATGCTGGCCCTGGCCTGGGTGCTGCACGTGGGGGTGGAGCGGCGCCTGACGCCGCTGTTGCGGAGGGGGCTGGAAGCGACGCCACGGGAGCCGGCGGCGAAAAGCCGCTGA
- a CDS encoding TetR/AcrR family transcriptional regulator C-terminal domain-containing protein encodes MGNRLDRDQVVSTALELLNDVGLEGLTLRRIGKELDVQAPALYWHFKNKQDLLDAMATEMLRRMTALQEAEGGFAHATWQETLAGSHRALRRVLLTYRDGAKVYSGTRFTDTSYAVPMERYLASLVGAGFTPGEAARAYYTVYCFTIGYVIEEQSAADHPERGVKGIDVAERAERLAEFPLAAAAGPELFGDADAGFEAGLAAIVAGIAATRERVG; translated from the coding sequence GTGGGAAATCGACTGGACCGCGACCAAGTGGTGAGCACCGCCCTGGAGCTGCTGAACGACGTGGGCCTGGAGGGGCTGACCCTGCGCCGCATCGGCAAGGAGCTCGACGTCCAGGCGCCCGCGCTCTACTGGCACTTCAAGAACAAGCAGGACCTGCTGGACGCCATGGCCACGGAGATGCTGCGCCGGATGACCGCCCTCCAGGAGGCGGAGGGCGGATTCGCACACGCGACGTGGCAGGAAACGCTGGCCGGCAGCCACCGGGCGCTGCGGCGGGTGCTGCTCACCTACCGCGACGGCGCGAAGGTGTACAGCGGCACCCGCTTCACCGACACGTCGTACGCCGTCCCGATGGAGCGGTACCTCGCGTCGCTGGTCGGCGCCGGCTTCACGCCGGGAGAGGCCGCGCGTGCGTACTACACCGTGTACTGCTTCACGATCGGATACGTCATCGAGGAGCAGTCGGCGGCGGACCATCCGGAGCGGGGCGTCAAGGGCATCGATGTGGCCGAACGCGCGGAACGGCTCGCGGAGTTCCCGCTCGCCGCCGCGGCGGGGCCCGAGCTCTTCGGGGACGCGGACGCCGGGTTCGAGGCGGGGCTGGCCGCGATCGTCGCGGGGATCGCGGCGACGCGGGAGCGGGTGGGCTGA